In Passer domesticus isolate bPasDom1 chromosome 7, bPasDom1.hap1, whole genome shotgun sequence, one genomic interval encodes:
- the MMGT1 gene encoding ER membrane protein complex subunit 5, which yields MAAGSVWKGLVGLGLFALAHAAFSAAQHRSYMRLTEKEDETLPIDIVLQTLLAFAVTCYGIAHIAGEFKDMDATSELKNKTFDTLRNHPSFYVFNHRGRVLFQSPDTVNSSSNQDALSSSSALKFRKLEPLRR from the exons atGGCGGCGGGGTCGGTGTGGAAGGGGCTGGTGGGGCTCGGCCTCTTCGCCCTGGCACACGCGGCCTTCTCGGCGGCGCAGC ATCGCTCGTACATGAGGTTGACAGAAAAGGAGGATGAAACGTTGCCCATAGAT ATAGTCCTGCAGACTCTGCTGGCCTTTGCAGTCACCTGCTATGGGATAGCACACATTGCAGGAGAGTTTAAAGACATGGATGCCACTTCAGAACTCAAAAATAA GACATTTGACACATTAAGGAACCATCCATCTTTTTATGTATTTAATCATCGTGGTAGAGTGTTGTTCCAGTCCCCAGACACAGTGAATTCTTCTTCAAACCAAGATGCTTTGTCATCCAGCTCGGCACTGAAATTTCGGAAACTTGAACCTCTGCGCCGCTAA